A window of Watersipora subatra chromosome 10, tzWatSuba1.1, whole genome shotgun sequence genomic DNA:
GTTGCCTCACTTTGTTTACTGGAGAGCCAAAGTTTATCTAAAGCCTAGTTAGTGGATTATATAAAGCCGGCGTGGTATCACCTACCTGTATTAGTCAACCAACGATGTGATGTCTATATGTGTATTTGGTTATATGGGTAGCCTTTGCTTCACTAGTGCTACATTGCAGGAAACCGGTTTAACCCAAAGTAGATACTCTTGGCAAGCATGCCTTGTGACGTGTCATGATGAAATGGACATTGTAAACAATAAACAACTAGCTGATTAGACTTTTCCTACATCCATCTCATTTGGACTATCCCTTTTGGTATAGGCTTACTCATGGTGAAGTGTGTTGCTTATACATGCAACGTGAAAAATTACAAGCAATGAAATTATGTGTccatttcaaaatacaatggACATGAAAGTTTAAATATCCAATGTTTTTTTTACGTCATTAAGTCGTTTGCAAATGCCCtcattcacgaaaaagccgccatatttgtagaaaacgatcattttttcttttatttaatagtactttttggcgttgttttgatactataataaaaaaattgcaaacaaaagcattgttttcaaaaattcattgcaaaagcttcgtgtttttaatggtcaaattgtctataaagatggccgacaacgataaaatggcgtcacgaaaaaacgaaggattgttAGCTAGTAGGCTCATCTTGCTCTGCTCACGTTTCTGTTACTTTGCTGTTTATCACCTTTCGGTCTACTTCTGTTACAACCATTTAGTTACTATCGGTTTGTGCTACCTATTTCAGTTGTCGACTTTATGCATTATGAGTTTTTCTACTAAGCATTCTTGTCATGAGCAAACTATTACGATATTTCCCATGTCCTATCTTCTGGATCTCATAAATTATTGCATGTTTTTTACTGCCCGGTCTCTTGGCTACCTTATCAGTACACTCAGACAATTGAAAACACTTAAACTCTCGTACTCGGTTTCTTGATATTTTGCGACAACTGGGTGGATCATTGTTCGTATGCCTTGATTTGCCCGACTATCACCAAGTGATTGCGATAATACGAGACAAAGTTTCTCATTATACTCCGGGAACAAGAATATGAGCTTAcgaatatgatatgatacatatTAACCGAACTAGTTTAGCATCGTATGGGCGTATCAGATGATCCTATATgtcaaatagaaataaaactacgTGCGCTTTTTGTATGGCGGCGCTGTATTTGGAGGAGGGAGCAATAGGATATGCTTATATTTTATGAGATAACAATCATTCATCTAAATGAAGCCAAGCTGAATCAAAGCCAGTCTCAGCATTTATTGGCCCTAGCAGTCTGTCTAGCACTAACTTAATTTCCGTTTAATTCTAATCTAATTGTTGTTGAAACAATGGCTAGTACTAAGTCAACAAGGGCCGTAGAAGAATAGTGCTGGACTAGTAGAGGCAAAGAGCCATGTGTCCATGAGACCCAGCTCTTTGTTGTCTCAGATTCTGTCATGTTGCTCTCTTGTGTAGAATGTGCTTATCGGAATTATTGTTGTGAAAATGTTGCAAAGAAAAGCCCTTGTAGCTGCTCTCCAGGTTTAAGGATATTTAATTTACTCATTTCCTTGCTGAATATCTAGAGACGCCTAAATACATGAATGTTAACAGTTTTTTGATATGCTGTATTCTCTTGAAAACTGTATTTACTCATAGAATTGTCTATTCAACAGCCCGTCATAAAGACTGAGGTTCATAATAGTCATTTCTTTTTAAAGCCAATTACTCATGTAATAAATATAGCCATGCAGCAaaactgatatataataattGCATATCAATTAGTATTTATTGGAATCTTATAGCTGACTGCTTCAAATCATATCCATTCTGACTTGATTATAAtccaaaatgttttattacttAGTCGCTGTAGTCAGTTGTACCTCCCAAAGCAGCTTGTGAATCAGACATGAATCCATGGCCACAGCGTGTGTACAATCGGCAGCCAATAGTGTTCCTTTCAGTAGTTTAAAACTGGTATGTTGCTAGCGAACACAACTGGACAATTGGCCTTCTACTCACAACCTCACAACGTTAATATTTTTAGTCACAACACCAAGACAACTGCTTGGATAGATCCAAGGAAGCAATATCTGAACGCGATACGAACACCATCTCATCCTCAACTCCCACCGACCATAGCCGACATGCTCAACTCCCCACTACCTCAAGGTTGGGATAAGGCTGTTGGCTCTAACAATGAAGTCTATTTTATTGACCACGAAAATAAGAAGACATCTTGGTATGACCCAAGATTACGTAAGTGTTTGTTGTTTTTCTCGTGAACCCAGTAAGTTATGGATTTTATGGGCGAATACGCTTAACTCAAAGACCATTGTTTCCCTCAGCCGCTCTTTGGCATTGTGTTCTCCGACTAATTGTCTTTTGTATTGTGCAAGTAATTTCTTTGCATTCACCTCGAGAGTCTATAGTGACTTCGTTGGGTTCACGGGACAAGTTAATGGCACTTGTATACATTCAGTGCAGACTGCTCGCTTTAGTAGTTGGTATAGCTTCACAGTTAGTATGCAATGCAATCTGGCTCATGGCTGCCAACTCTTTGCGAATTACTCTTTATTGGCCATTGACTCTGTTTCAGCTTCACACTTTCAACTGCCCGGAGGCAAACTAAGACCCGGTGTCAATCCAGGACAGTTTGTCCAGCAACGGGACATTCAGAATCCAATGATGTCCCAAGGCAGCCCTGGAGTACCTTCAGGAATGGCTCCTAGTCTCCCCCTTTCTCCCATGGGCTCTCACCAAAGGATGCCCTCCAATGAAGCCCTTGCAGGCCCCGCCATCGTTCACCAACGTACGTTACAGCTGGTGTTTGCGCCACCCGCCGATGTGGTTTACTTACATTTTGGGGTTGCCATTATCCATTTAGTATATGATTGTTTATATGCTGCAAAAGCTCTTGCTCAACATGTCAATGCGTCTTCTTGACACCTTCAGTTCTATATTGATAGCAAAAAAGATACCAACCCTATGGCATAGACAGTATTTTTACGAAGCAGGGAGAATAGTCGTGTTTCCAAACATTACGCTACAAGATAGTAACTTGCATTGGAATATTTGGTGCTAACATACTCTGTGGCTAGCTATTCACAGTGCCATAATTTCTACCTCGGTAAAAACCTACCTTGAATGTTTTTACGATATAACCCTgcagtaacaaataaaatagCTCAATGCAAACTGACACATCTCAACTATTATATGAACTGTCTGCAAATAGGGTGTGGCTTGATAGCTCAGTAGCTTTGGACTGCGCTTTTTGGGCCAACAAATACAGACGAGAGTTCAGTCAGATATGGTCACAGTTAGTTTGTGAGGTCAACAGATTATAAACGAAAGACTAGGGGACTACTAGGTATAAAGAGTAAGCAATTCCAAAAAAGCTTTCAAGTTTAATATTCAcaagtatatttgtaaacattttgttaaGTAATAATGTTGCGTAGTGCGATGATCCGCTAtcacaacaaattttttaaaagctatgTTATTATTTAGTGATGTGTTTTAGCAAATTTAATTCTGTTATAAAAGAACAGGAATTTGGGACTGCCACAATCATTCTAATCAGTTCCAACGTATGTAAAACATGTGCCTTGTAGATGTTTAATATATGTTTGATATCGCGATGTTTGATATCCTTATCTCTATTGCCTAGGAATGTCCTCTGGGGGCAGTGGAGACCTCTCCAACCCACGAATGTCTCCAGCAGATCTTCGTCAGATGCATCTTCAGGAGGAGCTCATGCGACAGAATATCCTGCGCCAACAGGGTATGTCACCTGAGGGGATGGATATGCAGACTGGTCAACTTTCTCCAGGTGATCCCTTCATAGGCAGCAACGGCGCGACCTTCCCAACCGCTGGCAGCGAAAGTGGATCTGGTAACCTGCATAGTAAGCAGGGTTCCGGTGATTCGGGCCTCGGTGGGATGAGCAGCAACTTCAGCCTGGTGCGTGCTTCAGGGGAAGAGTACATGGATGAGTCAATGGAAGATGGTAAGTAGCTGCCATTGCTCACCTCGCAGCCTCTAGTTGCCTTGTGGGTAATAGTCTCCGCTCTCACGGGTATTGGGATTGCTCTTTGTCCTTGTAATGCGATGTAATGCTGCCCGCAATAACTCCCCAAGTCTTACTAACCGTAGACCTCGTCTTTAGAATATCTGCTGTATTCGGCAGATAGCTCCTGTACTTCAACATACACTGTAGACAACAACAGTACAACAACTGTAGACAGCATACAACTGGCTGGAAGAGATTTACGGACCTCTACTATAACCTTGGTTTATATATCACAAGACATATACACGTGTTAAGGTCTGATACATTGGCTGAGAAGCTGCTAACTTCGTAATAATTTTAAAGTAACTCGCAACCATTGATTCGTCTATGTAGTTCACAAGTCAATCTTGCCTTATACCAGCTAGCCGATTTTACAGCTGTGTGTGGGATCCACAGCTCAGCTTTTTGTATAGAAACATCATATGGAGATAATGTCAGATATATGGGCTGCCAGAAACCTCTCCTCTCCTCAACGGTAGCATATTCTCATAGCAAAAAATAGAGTACAATGCTGTTCATTAATCTCTCATCAAGGCGGTTACTAATGCTTATCTTTAGAATACATACATTTTCTGCCTTGGTTAGCTTACTAATTTGTCAAGCAACAATCTATATGGCCTATGCATTCCCATTCGTCCAGTTCATGATGACTTCTGATGTCTActataagtacatatataagTTTCCATGTCTCAGGCACTATATGTTCTGTGGTAACATAGATTTTGCTACTGTCATCTCAGTAAATATTGTCTCCAGCCAAGTTGTTTACAAGGAAATGGCTTTTTTTCAACCAGCCAATAGCAAACAGTTACAGTGATAGCATTAATTTAACCTACCAGTAACAGTGGAAAAATACACTCGGAAATGGTAAAAAATCAAATTATGAATCACAGGAAAGATGCACAAGCTATCTGAAATTTTACTTCTAGTAAAATTATCAGTGCCATTATTGATAGTCTATGTCCTTGCAGACACGCTATAAAAGTTTTGCATACTGCGCCCCGAATCGAAATGCTCCATTATATTACAAACTATACGTAAAAAGGGTTTTTCAAGAAGAAAAAACTATGTTGCGTTGTACATCAAGGGCACTTGACATTTCATGTGAACATTGTTACCTCACCTTCAGGACCCTAACAGTAACAAATTAAAGTCCAATTATATGACAATACAAAGCAGATAGCCTTCATCACTCTATGTTTAATCCCAATGTCAGCTGCAGTACTTGATTATATGAGGCCGACAGTGCTAAATCTTTAACAGATTTGCTGTTGAAACGATTATTAGATGAGGCGGAGGCCGATGTCCAAACGATTTTGGATGTCACAGTGAATAGCTAACTCACATTGATTTTCGCATCCGATGATTGACCGAAAGCTTTTACGATTTCAGAGAAATGATTATTAAAGTCATTTTAGAAGTTATAAACATAGCACAACTCAAAGAGAGAAAGGCATATCATTGTTATATCGTCATATGCGGTGTGTTCAGATTTGTGGATTTAATACACCCTTTGAGGTCCATACTATATACAGAACAGAATGTGTGCATTATGTTTGCAGTCAAAGTGCAGTTAAACGTTTACTGTGTAGTTTGTGAAAATTAGTTAGTAATGGTgacttttcaataaaataatggTGCAACTTATGTTCTGGAAGCAAGCGGACTAAAGGCAGATCCTGACATACAGGAACTCTATTATGTTGCGACATTACTGTCTGGCCGAACTCGATGCAATGCGTGAACAACATAACAAATCTAATATCCTCAAGTATGTTTGATTTATGAAAACATTTTGGATTTGTTACCTGGAGTAGACCTTCATTTCACATATATATGCATCAAGATCAATCATTTCAATACGCTATTGGGTCTGTGATAGGCGCAAAGTCAAATGTATCCGAGGCAATCAGGTAGTCGTGCTCCACTCGCTCAAATTCTTCGACACAAACTACCTCTTATAGTGCCTTATATGCCTCTTTTAGTTGTTTGTAACTTTTACATGTCGGATTGTTAAGTACTGGCATCGATAGCTGGTTTGCTATATAGGCATGATTTACGATTACACTAGCCTAGCTGACACATGGTAATATATGCCTCATTATGATAAGTTTTTTTAACATTATGTGGTTTGACGACTAGAATACACGTGTTGATATGTGCCTTCAAATCGATTTAGGTCTTATGATCAAAATTGTCTCATTTTTCTAGTTAACAACTATTTGAAGAGCAATATGTTGTCGTAGAGTCAAACATGAGCTTTTCGatgaattttcaatttttactgATGCAGGGTGCAATGGAGATATAGCCAAAACCATAAGAATtctataaaactgtaaatttcgtTGTTTTAAAGGTGATATACTTGATAGATTAGTTTATGGTTCAGTGAGTGAATTTTATGGGAACTCGAGAATGAAGATGTACGTTTATTCACGATGCTTGAGAATAGCATAACCATTGTTTATTTCTGATATAGTAGTTAGTTGTAGGTATATTATCGCAATGACGATTGTATATGTACTAATAGTAATGACCAAATTATTACGTTTTTGCCTGAAATATTTTTGCTGCTCCATAACAGAGCCGAATTTTGTCCATGACAATGactcaaacaataaaatataacatcttTATTCACGATTTCTTTTAAATTGATATTCTATAATAAAGTTTATAGCATAATAAATGAGAATGTTGCATGTTACAGATACTTAGAAAAAATCTTAAATATTGTCATTATACGCTTATGTATTCTGTGCTCGGGTATAGAACGAAATATATTTAGGTTAAAGTACTATTTCTATATAATACTTTTATGTTAGTCGAACACAGCGGTGATCTATTCATCACTAGAGACAATTTGCGGCTGAGATCGGCTGATTACGGTATAATCTTGATCAAAAGCTCAATAGCTAAGAACTATATTATGAGCACGAAAATTGTCTATAGTTACTGGGAGGTTGACAACTAATTTGGGACCAAGCTGCAAAGTGTTAATCACAGCGTTCGGGGAGTTACTCTGTTTACCCAGTTTGATAACGTGTGAGtgatattacatatattaactCTTTAGTTTTTAGGCTCATCTCGTTTCACCCTCCGTAATATCACTGGCAATTAAATTTCATCAGTAAGCTTTGCAGTGACCTTCACAAAAACTGCACAATACACAAGAAGCATTATAGCATAGTTTTCTTAAAGAATTTGGCTTGATATCTACAAAAATCTTATTACTAGTTCGCGAGCTCTGTGATTTAAGATGTAGATCATCAGTCATGTTTGCTACTTTGCAATTAGTTCAGTTCTGCCAAAGCAAATGATGTGTGACATCAATTCAATGTGTGACATCGATTCAATCTATGTGTGACAAATAGGCTTCAGGTTTCCTAGTTCAGGTAAAATGAAGCTCAAAGTACAGACAATCTTAAAACTTCTCCAGAGAAGAGAATGTATGCATCGTCTCCTTAACTGGATATTTTTCCACGGCGTAGCTGTGTACGTCTCTTGTGAAGATAATTTGGTTTCTTCTCTCTACTCATGAACAAAATTTCATTGGCGTGTGTGTGCAGGCAGTTTCCACAGAACTTATCTTAGATGGCATAAAATTGGATGGACAATGCCTAATTTGAAAATCTCACTGAGCTGGCATAGATAATGACCGTGCTACTGTGTGACAGCCAAATCTCTGGAGCGTGTATAGCATGAGTCGATCAATTGCTAGAACATAGGAGGATATGGCTCATAGCCTCGTATAGCAAGAAAAAGGTTGCTGATCTCCAGTTACAACCAGTGATGAGCTCTGGATACTGTCTAAGCTGGATTTGGCTAATAAGGTTGAGCATGGATGAATGGCCTCTACGAAGTATTAACAATGACTTGATCTCGTTTGGATGGATGCGTAGGCTAGGCTTAATGACCAACGAAAcaagtgcaaaataattgattTGGGGAAGGGTCGGGCCAGAGCCGGAGTTATCCTCTTCACTCAAGCAATCTAGTTGCAGCTTGCCCCCATAAATAGGTTAAAATATCACAGAAGCTACTACGGTTCGTGAGAATAAAATATTGGGCGCATTAGCTGGATTTATTGCTAAACTCGGGCTGTTCTCGTGTGTTTCAGGAGAGAAAAGGCAACGCGCGCACGGCGTGCCATGTGGCCACGCCCAGCTGAATCACatgaataacaataacaacaatatgGAGTTATCAGACACGCCCACTACGGCAGACGAAATATTACCCAGCATTTCGGTATGCTTGCATCCACTAAATCAATTCTTGTCTCAACACTTTTCTTCTAGGTTAGATGTAGTACTGTACTCCGAACTTTTGAAGTGGTAAATGGTGTGGGCGTGGTTCTGGTCTTACACTGTTTCCCATTGCATCCTGTTAGACTAATGCTTCCGCTATATCTCTGTTTCATACACTTGCGTGCATACCTCGCTCTGATGCTAGTTTCCGCTAAGCTAATGGTTCTATGCTGGTGCCTCCTTCCCAGATGTTTTTCTTTCCAACTCTTTTTCCTGTCATGCTCTTTAGTTTACATATTTTAGCAGAATGTTTAGTATTAATTCATTTTTTATATCTAGTCTTTGAAGTCTTGACTCATTCGCAATCGACTAACTTTCATGTAATCTACCTCAAATACCAGTCATTTCTCAGAAAAATGCTATAGTTTGATTTACTACTAAAATAAACTGAATTGAGATGTGTTACTcattgaattttcaaaataaccagtcaagtctcctctttcaaatggCATAAAATTCAGATGGGGACTTCATATTACTCACATGTAGACATGGGTCTCAAAGAaggtaatttaaaaaaatttctgattttaaaaacctttacttgCTCTAACAAAGTCAGAatttcacaataaaaatgttaaaaatataattagttTGGCTAAAATTATTGTTCAGCTACATACAATACAcagttataaataatatttttataaataacagTTACTCATGAACgtaaaaatcatgaaactcaAATTTTGATCTTTTTCTCACGAAtatcatccttcaaaccaaaacgtagcaaatctacatgccaatattactcaaataaactgtcataaacatgtttcaaattaataaaaatatgttcaataactctgttcttgacttttcagaattcatagacagctctaagagTCAATATGATTCTATCGAAAGTGAAACTTTAGTCCGACTACGGCTAACTGCCTAAAAAGTGAATTGTTATTCGAGCATAacaattcaaattggcaaaatgaaaagttaataaaaactttgaaacattaaaaataaggttttaatttgatttatgcagtctttcaccgtcttaccacttctgaatctgcatatttacatctggagtttaaaaaaaatttatcgcAAACGATAAAATTTGCAGTCACCTTGATGATTTCTGGTTTAGGTAGACATCGATATGGGTTTAgtattttggttataacttttgccagagataTCATTGAGGCATATGTGTAAGTTTTTCTGATTGGCGAGAAATTTCTCtccctaaagcctggttcccatatacgtcgcgaagcaccggcgacagcacgcaggctattagcgatgaaatgccgccgaggaccgccggtagtcgccggcggcatcgcaatagtttcgcactgctcaaatttcgcaaaagaccgcaggcaaaaccttcccgaaatgcactgtacgggtaaaggtcaccattataggaacggcatggcgagcgaacattttatttgattatttcgcaagcgttttgctgcgcgtGTTACCGCCGGAGCcacgcaatcgatatgggaaccaggctttactaaTCAAAAATTTTCTTCTATAACTTAGAAATAACTGTACAAGAAATGGGTAAATTTCCAAGGCGAGGTAGCCTAGCCACGATATAAATTGCGAGTTAACTCGCGATGATTTCGAATGAGTTAATgaaattatcattatttactTTCAAGCCAAATTTAAATCACCAATATTTGTCTTATTTTGTAGTCATTTGTTTTACTAATTTAGATTATTGTGTTAAGCTACTCCTGTCGTGGTTTTTGAATGGATCTATAAGATGTACAAACCATACTGTGGCGcttttgctagattttaataatttgcaAAGTTTTAACCTAACATTATGTCAAAAAAGCTTGTTATGCTATATAAACAAAGAACAGGTAAATATTAAGATTTCACCTGTGGTCTGGAGACACTcgattttgtaactttttaaaagctttcCGAAGCTTGTATTACCTATTGCACAGGGCCAGTAGTAAAAATGTCTAAGTGACTATTTGACTCAAAGGAATGTAAGACAAAGTTTGTGTTGGCATACAGGGgctatcaaataatacaaaattaataCTTCATTGAAATCTGGCAAAATCGTTTCTCATTCCTACTTGAAAATTTGTGGcagtagaaatatttttcacaatAAACAATTGCAACAAAGCGTTAATAACTCAATCCTACGTCCCGTGTCGCGATATTTGTCATGGTTATCATATCAACTAGTCATTTTTGGATGA
This region includes:
- the LOC137407315 gene encoding transcriptional coactivator YAP1-like isoform X1, which produces MSSGEMITQQTGPNQVVHTRQDSTQELDNLFKSVLQNPEAAQSSWHNRKMPESFYKPTTHHTRVGSHSRDNSIDGSQPNEQQIAGPPVFHSKQKSCPAEMMSQGNSPARRVNTPFHSKTGSLEIMLDERSNLEHIPLPAGWEAAFTADGRRYYIDHNTKTTAWIDPRKQYLNAIRTPSHPQLPPTIADMLNSPLPQGWDKAVGSNNEVYFIDHENKKTSWYDPRLPSHFQLPGGKLRPGVNPGQFVQQRDIQNPMMSQGSPGVPSGMAPSLPLSPMGSHQRMPSNEALAGPAIVHQRMSSGGSGDLSNPRMSPADLRQMHLQEELMRQNILRQQGMSPEGMDMQTGQLSPGDPFIGSNGATFPTAGSESGSGNLHSKQGSGDSGLGGMSSNFSLVRASGEEYMDESMEDGEKRQRAHGVPCGHAQLNHMNNNNNNMELSDTPTTADEILPSISTDLNPDLLNEVLNSRIDDLTWL
- the LOC137407315 gene encoding transcriptional coactivator YAP1-like isoform X2; the protein is MSSGEMITQQTGPNQVVHTRQDSTQELDNLFKSVLQNPEAAQSSWHNRKMPESFYKPTTHHTRVGSHSRDNSIDGSQPNEQQIAGPPVFHSKQKSCPAEMMSQGNSPARRVNTPFHSKTGSLEIMLDERSNLEHIPLPAGWEAAFTADGRRYYIDHNTKTTAWIDPRKQYLNAIRTPSHPQLPPTIADMLNSPLPQGWDKAVGSNNEVYFIDHENKKTSWYDPRLPSHFQLPGGKLRPGVNPGQFVQQRDIQNPMMSQGSPGVPSGMAPSLPLSPMGSHQRMPSNEALAGPAIVHQRMSSGGSGDLSNPRMSPADLRQMHLQEELMRQNILRQQGMSPEGMDMQTGQLSPGDPFIGSNGATFPTAGSESGSGNLHSKQGSGDSGLGGMSSNFSLVRASGEEYMDESMEDDGPQSRFTK